TTAGACTAAAGGGGTTTGACACCACTGGCTTCGACTAAAGGGGTTTGACACCACTGGCTTCGACTAAAGGGGTTTGACACCACTGGCTTCGACTAAAGGGGTTTGACACCATTGGCTTGGACCAAAGGGGTTTGACACCACTGGCTTGGACTAAAGGGGTTTGACACCACTGGCTTGGACCAAATGGGTTTGACACCACTGGCTTGGACCAAAGGGGTTTGACACCACTGGCTTAGACTAAAGGGGTTTGACACCATTGGCTTAGACTAAAGGGGTTTGACACCACTGGCTTAGACTAAAGGGGTTTGACACCACTGGCTTAGACTAAAGGGGTTTGACACCACTGGCGTGGACTAAAGCATTCAGTTAGTTTTCCAAGgagctgctccctctctctcaccctgatcATAACAGTGTGATGGTCAGGACTATTCCTTAGTGGTGGGAGTGGTCGACCACACTGTGGCATTCTCCTCAGATCACAGATGGGGCTTCCCAGCCACTTGTAATCGTACGGCGGCGACGGCGGAGGGACGTCATCTCTGTCCCCACGTTGTTTCTCACGCGGGACGTCTCCATATCTGTGTTGTTTCTCCGAAGGAGCTTGGGCACTGTCACATTGAAAACAAGAGAAACAACTTTAACACAAcactgaagaagaaaaaaatgcaATAAATCAAGAACATGATGCATGAGCAACATGACTTACAATAAACATCTTAAGAAGACATCAGAATAATCTAGCTAAAAACCACTGCCTACATCACAATAGACTCCCTTTATGACATCGACTTGATCTCTGTACTGATAGGAAGACATCGACTTGATCTCTGTACTGATAGGAAGACATCGACTTGATCTCTGTACTGATAGGAAGACATCGACTTGATCTCTGTACTGATAGGAAGACATCGACTTGATCTCTGTACTGATAGGAAGACATCGACTTGATCTCTGTACTGATAGGAAGACATTGGTTCTTCTGTTGCCATATTTTCTCCACCACTTGTAGAGTCACAACAGCCACCCCAGAGGAGAGCATGTTTCTCTGGCAGTAACAGGAACACAGGAAACCGTCATGATAAAAACCTATCGACAAGTTAAAATAGTATGAATAACATTCAAATTAGGCTAGGTGTTCTATTGGTCAGTAGCCTAAGAGTCAAAAACCATAAAGAAACTTTGTGAAGCTTGTGAAAGTTTGTGAAGCTTGTGAAAGTTTGTGAAGCTCGTGAAACTTTGCCCTGAAACAACTTTATTGTTGAAAATACTCATCTGAAAAGGTCAACCAAGAGACAAGAGCCGGACGCCAAGTCGACTCATATCCTTACAGATCTTTGCTTACAACCATAACAAGAGTAACCTGCTTAATGACTTACACACAGGCCTAACTAACTTTAAAAAGTCTGAAGTGAAGTATATATCAGCGTGGATTCCTCATGTCTAGCTCATTGTTAGAAAAACAtttggtccaaatcggatgttaggtactatatttattgaatgtaAATATAGTACCTATAAACTATTCGCAGACAAATTCACCTCGCAGGCCGctagttggggaaccctggtctAGTGTCTGCTGGTTCTTACTGTTCACTTGTACCTAGTTGTCTCAGTGATTaggtaggaactcccctcacctggttgtctaggtcagtgattagggaggaactcccctcacctggttgtctaggtcagtgattagttaggaactcccctcacctggttgtctaggtcagtgattagttaggaactcccctcacctggttgtctaggtcagtgattagttaggaactccccttacctggttgtctaggtcagtgattagttaggaactccccttacctggttgtctaggtcagtgattagttaggaactcccctcacctggttgtctaggtcagtgattagttaggaactcccctcacctggttgtctaggtcagtgattagttaggaactcccctcatctggttgtctaggtcagtgattagttaggaactccccttacctggttgtctaggtcagtgattagttaggaactccccttacctggttgtctaggtcagtgattagttaggaactcccctcacctggttgtctaggtcagtgattagttaggaactcccctcatctggttgtctaggtcagtcattagttaggaactcccctcacctggttgtctaggtcagtgattaggtaggaactcccctcacctggttgtctaggtcagtcattagttaggaactcccctcacctggttgtctaggtcagtgattaggtaggaactcccctcacctggttgtctaggtcagtcattagttaggaactcccctcacctggttgtctaggtcagtgattagttaggaactcccctcacctggttgtctaggtcagtgattagttaggaactcccctcatctggttgtctaggtcagtgattagttaggaactcccctcacctggttgtctaggtcaatgATTaggtaggaactcccctcacctggttgtctaggtcagtcattagttaggaactcccctcacctggttgtctaggtgaATGATTaggtaggaactcccctcacctggttgtctaggtcagtcattagttaggaactcccctcacctggttgtctaggtcagtgattaggtaggaactcccctcacctggttgtctaggtcagtgattaggtaggaactcccctcacctggttgtctaggtcagtcattagttaggaactcccctcacctggttgtctaggtcagtcattagttaggaactcccctcacctggttgtctaggtcagtcattagttaggaactcccctcacctggttgtctaggtcagtcATTaggtaggaactcccctcacctggttgtcttcccctcacctggttgtctaggtcagtcattagttaggaactcccctcacctggttgtcttcccctcacctggttgtctaggtcagtgattatAAATACAAATTAATCATATAAATACAAATGTTGTATTAGACATAGATATTGTGTGCTAGATATTGTGTGCTAGATATTGTGTGCATGTGGTTTTAGTCAATATCAAGCTGCTCTTCTGACAGGCTATTAACTGAAGTTAATGGAAAAAGAGGTGATATTAAATTAATCTGACATGTAGGATATGTGTGATGTTTTAAATGTATGCATTTCAAGTCATTGACTAATGTTCTGTACTATGTCATGTTtaatgtggaccccaggaagagtagctaatgctTTTGCAGCGGCTAAagtggatcctaataaatacaaaaaaattgCCGATTTGGATGCACTCAATTAGCTTTCTTCCTCAGAGATCAAATTGTATTTTCCACAAATTAgtgttgcaggaatgctaatctgaTCTGTTTCTAACAACAAATGAttccagaacaatctgagatggtgggtgttgaAAGCCTCGTGtactttttgaggtggaacgacccAGGACACATTCTCAGCTCTCAAAAACTGTCTCGAACTGCTGGTACCACCACTGTCCTCACCTGCTGGTACCACCACTGTCCCCACCTGCTGGTACCACCACTGTCCCCACCTGCTGGTACCACCACTGTCCCCACCTGCTGGTACCACCACTGTCCCCACCACTGTCCTCACCTGCTGGTACCACCACTGTCCTCACCTGCTGGTACCACCACTGTCCTCACCTGCTGGTACCACCACTGTCCTCACCTGCTGGTACCACCACTGTCCCCACCTGCTGGTACCACCACTGTCCCCACCTGCTGGTACCACCACTGTCCCCACCTGCTGGTACCACCACTGTCCCCACCACTGTCCTCACCTGCTGGTACCACCACTGTCCTCACCTGCTGGTACCACCACTGTCCTCACCTGCTGGTACCACCACTGTCCTATCAACCAACATTTGTAATGAAGCCTATACCCTACATGTAATTGAGGATGCTTAGACTATATAATTTTGAGATATGACTTTGTACTATGTCCTTGAATCTAAGATGTGACCTAGTTGCTCTTGCATATTTGAATGTAAAACGTGTGTACCCAGAATTCTGTATTAAATGGGTTACTTCCACTGCACCAGGGACTTCTTTCTCCCAACAAAACTTCTGAAATTATTGGTATTCAATACTGTACCTTGTGGATGGGGCGAAGAAGTCTGTTATTTTTCCTTTATCCTTGGAAGAGGAAGATCTTTCTGTGTCCTGCTGCTTGTCCAGCTCCTTGTTGCTCTGGCTCACGGTCTCCTCCATTTGCTCATCACTGTTCCCTTTAGGATCTGTGGAGACTTCCGAGAACGGCTTGTGATCTGTGGAGAATTCCGAGACCGGCTTGTGATCTGTGGAGACTTCCGGGACCGGCTTGTGATCTGTGGAGACTTCCGGGACCGGCTTGTGATCTGTGGAGACTTCCGGGACCGGCTTGTGATCTGTGGAGACTTGCAAGACAGGCATGTGATCTGTGACTTCTGAGACAGGCCTGTGATCTGTGACCGGCTTGTGATCTGTGGAGACTTCTGAGACCGACCTGTGATCTGTGGAGACTTGCGAGACCGGTTTGTGATCTGTGGAGACTTCCGAGACCGGTTTGTGATCTGTGGAGACTTGCAAGACAGGCATGTGATCTGTGGAGACTTGCAAGACAGGCATGTGATCTGTGGAGACTTGCGAGACCGGTTTGTGATCTGTGGAGACTTCTGAGACCGACCTGTGATCTGTGGAGACTTGCAAGACAGGCTTGTGATCTGTGGAGACTTGCGAGACGGGATTGTGATCTGTGGTGATTTGCGAGACGGGCTTGTGATCCTTTAGGCTGTCAGTTGGTGTTAAGGGTGCTGTCTCTTCATCCTCCATGTCTATAATACTCTCCAGGCCTATAACACTAGAGACAACAGGTTCCTCAGAGTCTGAACTGTGGGTCtgggcctctgtctctgtctccatcaaCTGCAACTTGTGACTGCAGCCAGACTCAGAGCTGTCTGGACTCACCATCTCTACATCTTCCAGTTGTTGTTCAGCAGCTTCAGACATGTCAGAAGCTGGGCTTGTGGTGCTTTGGGGAGGGTTCAACAGCCACTTATCAAGGTTATTCTGTTGGGACTTGGGATTGTTTTCCTGACTGAGAGATGTTGCTTTGGCACCATGCTGCTGCCCCTCCATTGCGTGTAGACTTGCCTCTTTGGAACTTGCTAAGGGAAAGGACACAAAAGACAACAGAATGAGAATCAATTTGGATCATAATTAACTTGACTGGTAAGTCATAGGCTACACTCACTATAGGCCTACTGCAAAAAACACATCAGACAATCAAACAACTCAAAAACTGAACTGGAGAAAAACCTTCAATCAGATTACACAGAGGATCATTTATCTTCCCTGTTCAGGGAGTGTTACCTTTGAAAGCCAATGAATGAGGGCTCCTTGAGCCGACAGGTGTTTGGAGGCTAACTTCAACCCGCAGTCTCTTTTTAGCAGGCTCCAAGTCTGACAGTGCAGTCATGCTATAAGAGAAAGAGCACCAGCATTAGAATAACGTTAGCATCGTTAGAATagatggagatgtgttgataaaccatctagctaacgttagctagccatttcacacgcCCAATTATTTGCTTGTCTATAGTCCATACAATCATAATTGCCAGCTAGCTGTTACCGTGTCTTTGTATTGTAGTTAACTATAAAGAAAAGTGTATTGTTATGCATACTCACAATATAACCTCATTCAGTAATACCGCCGAAGCGTTTTGGTAACGATGGTTGCAGAATGGTTTCACACAGAGTCCTCTCCTCAGCAGGCTAGTGAATAATATCATACGGCTTGCAAACCTATATGACAGTGGATCTATAGGTAGTTTAAcgacacaaaatacattttgtatGTACAGCCAACAGTGAACAAGGTCTAGCTAATTCGCAAAGGTTAGCTAGACACAATTAGCTTCACAGTTTTACGTAGTTGTCATGAGCGTTTTTACTTGGACAACATGTACTAGCTAGTACAACAACATAGTTTTACAGCTGATGTGAGGTTAGGTTAACTCTTAAACCAAAGATATGAAATCAATACGGTTTCGATTGTAACGTACCACAAAACAGACACGTCATCGTCTCAGCAACAAAACAAAATCACTTCCGGGTCACATAATTTTTGAACGTTTCAAAATGTCCCCCACGTAATATTAGAAGAGTGTAAAAAACCTGTACTTATTCATaacacagggccttcagaaagtattaacactccttgactttttcgacATTATCTTGGGTTACAGCCTGTATTTAATATGTATTTTAGaaattagtaaaaaataaataaaagctaaaatgtcttgtgtaaataagtattcaaactCTTAGTAATGGCAAACCCTTagttatggaaagcctaaatacgttcaggagtagaATTGTGGTTAACAAAGTataataataagttgcatggactcactctgtatgCAATAAGTGTTTAAATGATTTTTGATTGACTAACtaatctctgtacacacacatatataattatctgtaaggtccctcagtaaatttcaaacacagattcaaccacaaagatcatggaggtttttcaatgcctcgtaaagaagggcacctattggtggacattgaatatccatttgagcatggtgaagttattaattacactttggatggtgtatcaatacacccagtcactacaaagatacaggtgtccttcttaactcagttgcagcagaggaaggaaaccgctcagggatttcaccacgtGGCCAATCTAAGTAGCATAATTTCCCCCgtgtgtcaatctaagtaacataatgaAAAACATCTgcatcaaaatctgtcagtttaaactagagatatctgcaccgtctgcatctcaatccaccacattttCTTATGTTGGCCTTCCGCatctgaagaaatgtggcttgtcacctaaaaccctcacaaacgcagaattgagagcatcctgttgtgCTGTATCACAGCCTTGTACGGAaactgcactgcccacaaccgcaaggctctccagaggttgGTGCGGTCTGTgtaacacatcaccgggggcaaactacctgccctccaggacacctacagcacccaatgtcacaggaaggccaaaaaaatcatcaaggacaacaaccacccgagccacagcctgttcaccccgctaccatccagaaggcgagggcagtacaggtgcatcaaagctgggactgagagactgtaaacagcttctatctcaaggccatgagactgttaaacagccgtcaCTAACACAGAGCGGCTGCTGCCTACatatagacttgaaatcattgaccactttaataaatggatcactagtcacctaaataatgccactttaataatgtttacttatcttgcattacccatctcatatgttttatattttatacaaTCTATTACATCTTGCCTATGTCGCTCTGTCGTTGCTGATCCATGTATTTATGTTTCTATATTCTTGTTCCAtttctttacttagatttgttgTATTAGCTAGTTGTGTGATTGTTAGAtaacatgttagatattgctacactgtcggaattagaagcacaagcatttcactacacttgcaataacaacatctgctaaccatgtgtatgtgaccaataacatttgatttgatctgcggtggaaggtggccgagctacagcgatatttgtcagaccatgagacatccggaaaatcggtcttctcataaAAATATCTATAGTGTCTGCACGGTTTGGCCtgcaaactaatatgaccccactaggtaaaggggagactctcacgagCATGATGGTGTTCTCAGTCTTCtcagagtgtcacgccctggccttagtattatttgttttctttattattttagttaggtcagggtgtgacatggggaatgtttgtgttttataggttttgggtggttatatggtaaagggggtgttgggtgtagtgtatgggtttgtgttgagtgcatgtgtctagctgtgtctatgttcgtgtagttgtctaggagagtctatggttacctgaatgggttcccaattagagacagctgatttctgttgtctctgattgggagccatatttagggtagccataggctttcatttgatgtggtaattgtctatgttatacgtttgtagcatgtgtgtgcacttcgttattagcttcacgatcgttttcttgttttgtttagtgtgtaagtgtttttgtttcgctttgccttcgtattcattaaaaggaatatggcttattttcctactgctgcgttttggtccgtcaatcctccacacgatcgtgacagaattacccaccaatacaggaccaagcggcatgtaaagcggcaacaggacccacctacacaggattcttggacatgggaggagatactggatggtaaggggccgtgggcacaaccgggagaatatcgccttcctcgtgaagagctggaggcagctaaagccgagaggaggcgatatgaggaggcagcacggagacaaggctggaagcccatgagtacaacccaaaaatttcttggggggggccttaaagggagtgtggcgaagtcaggtaggaaacctgcgcctactccctgtacttaccgtggagagcgagagtacgggcagacaccgtgttatgcagtagagcgcacggtgtctcctgtacgcgtgcatagcccggttcggtacatttcagctccacatatctgccgggctagactgagcgttgagccgtatgtcatgaagccggcccaacgcatctggtcaccagtgcgtctcctcgggccggtgtacatggcaccagccttacgcatggtgtctccggttcgcctacataggccggtgcgggttattccacctccccgcactggtcaggcgacggggagcatacaaccaggtaaggttgggcaggctcggcgctcaagggagccagtacgcatgcacggtccggtatttccggtgccacctccccgcccctacccagtaccaccagtgcctcctccacgcactagccctatggtgcgtgtctccagccctttaccaccagtgcataaaccacgcaccaagcctcctgtgtgtccccagagtcctgtgcgtcctgttgctgctccccgcactagccctgagatgcgtgtccccagtccggtaccaccagttccggcaccacgcactaggcctaatgtgcgctcccagggtccagtatgccctgttcctgctccccgcactagccctgagatgcgtgtccccagcccggtaccaccagttccggcaccacgcaccaggcctacagtgcgcctcagccggcaagagtctgtcgtctgcacagcgatgcctgaactgcccgtcagccagccatgagcagccagatccgtcagccagccatgagcagccagatccgtcagccagccatgagcagccagatccgtcagccagccatgagcagccagatccgtcagccagccatgagcagccagatccgtcagccagccatgagcagccagatccgtcagccagccatgagcagccagatccgtcagttagccatgagcagccagatccgtcagttagccatgagcagccagatccgtcagttagccatgagcagccagatccgtcagttagccatgagcagccagatccgtcagccagccatgagcagccagatccgtcagccagccatgagcagccagatccgtcagccagccatgagcagccagatccgtcagccagccatgagcagccagattcgtcagccagccatgggccgtccctcagtccggagctgcagtccctcagtccggagctgcagtccctcagtccggagctgccgttcctcagtccggagctgccgttcctcagtccggagctgccgttcctcagtccggagctgccgttcctcagtccggagctgccgttcctcagtccggagctgccgttcctcagtccggagctgccccttatcctggtgctgccccttaccctggtgctgccccttagtccggagctgccccttagtccggagctgccccttagtccggagctgccccttagtccggaactgccccttaattcagtagggttaatgtggaggggggtcatttggaggaagctaaggaggcggttagtgactgtggtggggtggggaccacgaccagtgccggagccgccaccgtggaaggaagcccacccagaccctcccctagactgtgtaatggtgcgcccggagttcgcaccttaaggggggggttatgtcacgccctggccttagtattatttgttttctttattattttagttaggtcagggtgtgacatggggaatgtttgtgttttataggttttgggtggttatatggtaaagggggtgttgggtgtagtgtatgggtttgtgttgagtgcatgtgtctagctgtgtctatgttcgtgtagttgtctaggagagtctatggttacctgaatgggttcccaattagagacagctgatttctgttgtctctgattgggagccatatttagggtagccataggctttcatttgatgtgggtaattgtctatgttatacgtttgtaggctgtgtgtgcacttcgttattagcttcacgatcgttttcttgttttgtttagtgtgtaagtgtttttgtttcgttttaccttcgtattcattaaaaggaatatggcttattttcctactgctgcgttttggtccgtcaatcctccacacgatcgtgacacagaggtgtcacgggactcgtctgaaggtaacaccTACAAACGAACGGAAGCATGGAGCTAGTTTTATGCCAAAAAAAATAAGAGGTTAAATATGTatccaaaaaaacaagctttCTTGCatatcctagatataggacagacacttcaaaaccttattccatTTGATTgatttttttgccatttatgaatgtgttattcaatgcatttctatggctatagtagtaaagtccaaattaaatatttaatttaaatatatatatatattactcttcatattttcaagcaaggtggtggctacatcatgttatgggtatgcgtgtcatcggcaaggactagggagtattttaggataaaaaagagtcgtaatagagctaagcacaggcaaaatactAGAGGAAAGCCTGGTTCGGTCTGCTttacaacagacactgggagacaaattcaccttttagcaggacaataacctaaaacacaaggccaaatatacactggagttgctgaccaagacgacattgaatgttcctgagtggcctagttacagttttgacttactgtaaatcagcttgaaaatctatggcaacgcTTGAAAATGGTTTtgtagtaatgatcaacaacaaacttgacagagcttgaagaatttgaaaAACAATAATATGCTAATATTGTATATTCCAGGTgtggagacttacccagaaagactcacagc
This genomic interval from Salvelinus fontinalis isolate EN_2023a chromosome 30, ASM2944872v1, whole genome shotgun sequence contains the following:
- the LOC129828581 gene encoding poly(ADP-ribose) glycohydrolase-like isoform X1, whose protein sequence is MTCLFCDPLSYRFASRMILFTSLLRRGLCVKPFCNHRYQNASAVLLNEVIFMTALSDLEPAKKRLRVEVSLQTPVGSRSPHSLAFKASSKEASLHAMEGQQHGAKATSLSQENNPKSQQNNLDKWLLNPPQSTTSPASDMSEAAEQQLEDVEMVSPDSSESGCSHKLQLMETETEAQTHSSDSEEPVVSSVIGLESIIDMEDEETAPLTPTDSLKDHKPVSQITTDHNPVSQVSTDHKPVLQVSTDHRSVSEVSTDHKPVSQVSTDHMPVLQVSTDHMPVLQVSTDHKPVSEVSTDHKPVSQVSTDHRSVSEVSTDHKPVTDHRPVSEVTDHMPVLQVSTDHKPVPEVSTDHKPVPEVSTDHKPVPEVSTDHKPVSEFSTDHKPFSEVSTDPKGNSDEQMEETVSQSNKELDKQQDTERSSSSKDKGKITDFFAPSTSAQAPSEKQHRYGDVPREKQRGDRDDVPPPSPPYDYKWLGSPICDLRRMPQCGRPLPPLRNSPDHHTVMIRTDLLQTGKIPVPYPNKFKDTWDEVHVKMPCSKSNLFPVGNQEVQERWELIQKALNRKFGSSHDVKNAILKYNVAHAKRWDFTALHLFCNKELDPDVVHLFGSLLPEMVQLALRVSELCSKPIPLLKEGMNHSITLSQVQVASLLANAFFCTFPRRNSRKSEYFNYPDINFYRLFEGSSPKKREKLKTLLCYFRSVIEQKPTGLVTFTRKYLDRPPNWKNSQNQLTKLHITCAGTIEDDGHGMLQVDFANRFVGGGVTGSGLVQEEIRFLINPELIVSRLFTEALLQNECLIITGTEQYSTYTGYADSYRWDGKHQDKTPRDTWQRRCTEIVAMDALMFKNFFEQFHPEKMNRELNKAYCGFSRPGERSQDLSAVATGNWGCGVFGGDARFKALLQILAASEAGRDVAYFTFGDSALMKDVYDMHYFLTQRHVSVGALYSLLGQYYSSVCQSCFTRRPEISLYSFIYQEVGSL
- the LOC129828581 gene encoding poly(ADP-ribose) glycohydrolase-like isoform X2 — translated: MILFTSLLRRGLCVKPFCNHRYQNASAVLLNEVIFMTALSDLEPAKKRLRVEVSLQTPVGSRSPHSLAFKASSKEASLHAMEGQQHGAKATSLSQENNPKSQQNNLDKWLLNPPQSTTSPASDMSEAAEQQLEDVEMVSPDSSESGCSHKLQLMETETEAQTHSSDSEEPVVSSVIGLESIIDMEDEETAPLTPTDSLKDHKPVSQITTDHNPVSQVSTDHKPVLQVSTDHRSVSEVSTDHKPVSQVSTDHMPVLQVSTDHMPVLQVSTDHKPVSEVSTDHKPVSQVSTDHRSVSEVSTDHKPVTDHRPVSEVTDHMPVLQVSTDHKPVPEVSTDHKPVPEVSTDHKPVPEVSTDHKPVSEFSTDHKPFSEVSTDPKGNSDEQMEETVSQSNKELDKQQDTERSSSSKDKGKITDFFAPSTSAQAPSEKQHRYGDVPREKQRGDRDDVPPPSPPYDYKWLGSPICDLRRMPQCGRPLPPLRNSPDHHTVMIRTDLLQTGKIPVPYPNKFKDTWDEVHVKMPCSKSNLFPVGNQEVQERWELIQKALNRKFGSSHDVKNAILKYNVAHAKRWDFTALHLFCNKELDPDVVHLFGSLLPEMVQLALRVSELCSKPIPLLKEGMNHSITLSQVQVASLLANAFFCTFPRRNSRKSEYFNYPDINFYRLFEGSSPKKREKLKTLLCYFRSVIEQKPTGLVTFTRKYLDRPPNWKNSQNQLTKLHITCAGTIEDDGHGMLQVDFANRFVGGGVTGSGLVQEEIRFLINPELIVSRLFTEALLQNECLIITGTEQYSTYTGYADSYRWDGKHQDKTPRDTWQRRCTEIVAMDALMFKNFFEQFHPEKMNRELNKAYCGFSRPGERSQDLSAVATGNWGCGVFGGDARFKALLQILAASEAGRDVAYFTFGDSALMKDVYDMHYFLTQRHVSVGALYSLLGQYYSSVCQSCFTRRPEISLYSFIYQEVGSL